One window of the Arthrobacter sp. D5-1 genome contains the following:
- the ftsW gene encoding putative lipid II flippase FtsW: MVSTPTRTRGKDPRDGKPKAPATPGKKPSGLRGHLRNFWESLEGKDRTPNSSTYYLILGCALALTAIGIMMVLSASSVEAISEGKSPYADALKQAMFGVLGAAAMYVISRTNVNWMKRLSWWALGGVLALLVLVQVMGNTVNGNKNWIDLGGVTLQPSEMAKLVLCVWIAAVLARKQKLLHRWWHVIIPVVPGAGLVIALVMVGNDLGTVIVIAAITAAGLYFAGVPGKMLAIAGAVGAVGAVLGTISSANRICRITSWLGTASASCTENFDFDFQSTNGMYGLAQGSWTGLGLGQSRQKYNWLPEAHNDFIFAIIGEELGLVGTLVVLVLFAILGIAIFRVVVRQTDPFQRTLAGGIMVWLLGQASMNMAVVTQLLPVVGVPLPFISYGGSALVMSLCGVGVVLSLARGQLPPQQRPRFLPRRSPKSARKRT; encoded by the coding sequence ATGGTCAGCACGCCCACCCGCACCCGCGGCAAGGACCCACGGGACGGGAAACCCAAGGCTCCGGCCACGCCGGGAAAGAAGCCTTCCGGGCTCCGCGGACACCTGCGCAACTTTTGGGAAAGCCTTGAAGGCAAGGACAGGACGCCCAACAGTTCCACGTACTACCTCATCCTGGGCTGTGCCCTGGCGCTCACCGCCATCGGAATCATGATGGTGTTGTCCGCTTCAAGTGTCGAGGCGATCTCCGAGGGCAAATCGCCCTATGCGGATGCCCTGAAGCAGGCAATGTTCGGGGTCCTCGGTGCGGCCGCCATGTACGTCATCTCGCGCACGAACGTGAACTGGATGAAGAGGTTGTCCTGGTGGGCCCTCGGCGGCGTTTTGGCGCTCCTCGTCCTGGTCCAGGTCATGGGCAACACAGTCAACGGCAACAAGAACTGGATCGACCTTGGCGGAGTGACCCTCCAGCCTTCGGAGATGGCCAAACTGGTCCTGTGCGTCTGGATTGCAGCTGTGCTGGCCCGCAAGCAAAAGCTCCTCCATCGCTGGTGGCACGTGATCATCCCGGTTGTTCCCGGAGCAGGCCTGGTGATTGCCTTGGTGATGGTCGGTAACGACCTCGGTACCGTGATTGTCATCGCGGCCATCACAGCCGCAGGACTCTACTTCGCTGGAGTGCCGGGGAAGATGCTGGCCATCGCTGGAGCCGTAGGTGCAGTCGGCGCCGTCCTGGGAACCATCAGCAGTGCGAACCGCATCTGCCGCATCACCTCATGGCTGGGCACGGCGTCAGCCTCCTGTACGGAAAACTTCGACTTCGACTTCCAGTCCACCAACGGAATGTACGGCCTGGCGCAGGGTAGCTGGACCGGGCTGGGTCTCGGCCAAAGCCGGCAGAAGTACAACTGGCTTCCCGAAGCCCACAATGACTTCATCTTCGCCATCATTGGTGAAGAGCTTGGACTTGTGGGAACTCTGGTGGTGTTGGTGCTGTTCGCGATCCTCGGCATCGCCATTTTCCGGGTGGTGGTCAGGCAAACAGATCCCTTCCAGCGAACGCTGGCAGGTGGGATCATGGTTTGGCTCCTTGGCCAGGCCAGCATGAACATGGCAGTCGTGACGCAGCTCCTCCCGGTGGTCGGCGTGCCGCTCCCATTCATCTCCTACGGCGGCTCGGCCCTGGTGATGTCCCTCTGTGGCGTGGGCGTAGTGTTGTCCTTGGCCCGAGGCCAATTGCCGCCGCAGCAGCGCCCCCGGTTCCTGCCGCGCCGTTCTCCGAAATCCGCACGAAAGCGTACATAG
- a CDS encoding FtsQ-type POTRA domain-containing protein gives MASTRKPTYRPGTEPRPGSSRPGSGSDHVISAQRSLEPEGNSVTAAGTSATGTSAASTASSDNVIVFPEPKRRRQRRLVMWTLSIVAAVVAALIAGAVFSPALAVRTITVDGTTLLTPEAVQKALSGLEGKPLPQVGEQEINELLKPLVQVRSATIEARPPSELLVHVNERVPVALLKQGDAYVMVDVDGVQLGATKDQSAVALPLIDAGAGATNTELFKAIAAVLDTLPADVRAKMSTASAASPDAVELKLVDGKTVVWGNAEDRELKAKALEALLKMPADPKVQVSVYDVSVPRHPFTK, from the coding sequence GTGGCTAGCACCCGCAAGCCGACGTACAGGCCGGGAACGGAACCCCGGCCGGGATCCTCACGGCCGGGCAGCGGATCCGACCACGTCATCAGCGCACAACGCTCCCTTGAGCCGGAGGGTAATTCCGTCACGGCCGCCGGCACATCCGCCACCGGCACATCGGCCGCCTCCACCGCGTCCTCGGACAACGTCATTGTCTTTCCGGAGCCGAAACGGCGGCGCCAGCGGAGGCTGGTGATGTGGACGCTCTCCATAGTGGCGGCTGTAGTGGCGGCCCTGATCGCCGGAGCGGTCTTCTCCCCGGCGCTGGCAGTCAGGACCATCACGGTGGACGGCACCACGCTGCTGACTCCGGAGGCGGTGCAGAAAGCTCTTTCGGGCCTCGAAGGCAAACCACTGCCCCAGGTGGGTGAACAGGAGATCAACGAGCTCCTCAAGCCACTGGTGCAGGTTCGCTCGGCCACGATCGAGGCGCGCCCGCCGTCAGAGTTGCTGGTTCACGTCAACGAGCGCGTTCCGGTGGCCTTGCTGAAGCAGGGGGACGCCTACGTGATGGTTGATGTGGACGGAGTACAGCTCGGGGCTACCAAGGACCAGTCAGCGGTGGCGCTGCCCTTGATCGATGCCGGGGCCGGAGCCACCAATACGGAGCTGTTCAAGGCCATTGCGGCCGTCCTGGACACCCTGCCCGCCGATGTCCGAGCCAAAATGTCCACGGCTTCGGCCGCTTCCCCGGACGCCGTGGAGCTGAAATTGGTGGACGGAAAGACGGTAGTGTGGGGCAATGCCGAGGACAGGGAACTGAAGGCGAAGGCACTCGAAGCACTGCTGAAGATGCCTGCGGACCCGAAGGTTCAAGTGAGTGTCTACGACGTCAGCGTTCCGCGGCATCCATTCACAAAATAA
- the murD gene encoding UDP-N-acetylmuramoyl-L-alanine--D-glutamate ligase, which yields MGGTAVNGSPETTPSATDRLNGLTSWDADWSGLRVVVTGIGVSGFSAADTLIELGAKVVVVDAATTPKAKAQADTLKIVGAVDVLLGEDAVSALPLIDGSLPELVVTSPGWRPDQALLAAAKRKHIPVWGDVELAWRLRVREGRKTADWLTITGTNGKTTTVGMTESMLQAAGLKAIAVGNVGTPILDALRDPVDYDAFAVELSSFQLHWSHSLSPVASVCLNVAEDHVDWHGSYASYLADKAKVYENTQKAAVYNAEQIETERMVENADVVEGCRAIGFTTNTPAISMLGVVDGLLVDRAFIAERKDSAAELAAMSDLGPVAPRHMVANALAAAALVRAYGIEPAAVKQGLVNYLPGAHRIQVVAKLNEVLWINDSKATNPHAASAALSSFQQVVWIAGGLSKGVNYDDLVKEHASRLKAVVLIGTDTEALEGSLQRHAPDVPVIAQAKGDTEKVQTVAGNGASPIYGEAIMAQAVASAAQLAMPGDTVLMAPAAASMDQFSSYAHRGDAFVQAVRELVEGQAPTTEE from the coding sequence ATGGGTGGTACTGCTGTGAATGGAAGCCCGGAGACAACTCCGTCCGCCACGGACAGGCTCAACGGACTGACCAGCTGGGACGCTGACTGGAGCGGCCTGCGGGTGGTGGTTACGGGAATCGGCGTGTCCGGCTTCTCGGCAGCTGACACCCTCATTGAGCTCGGAGCAAAAGTAGTGGTGGTTGACGCTGCCACCACCCCCAAAGCCAAAGCCCAGGCAGACACCCTGAAAATTGTCGGCGCGGTCGACGTTCTCCTGGGGGAAGACGCCGTCAGCGCCCTGCCGTTGATCGATGGCTCTTTACCTGAACTGGTTGTTACCTCGCCGGGATGGCGGCCTGACCAAGCGCTGTTGGCTGCCGCCAAGCGCAAGCACATCCCCGTCTGGGGAGATGTTGAACTTGCATGGCGCCTCCGCGTCCGCGAGGGACGCAAGACGGCGGATTGGCTCACCATTACCGGCACCAACGGCAAGACCACCACCGTGGGCATGACCGAGTCCATGCTCCAGGCGGCGGGTCTCAAGGCCATCGCCGTAGGCAACGTGGGAACGCCCATCCTCGATGCGCTCCGGGATCCGGTGGACTACGACGCCTTTGCTGTTGAGCTTTCCAGCTTCCAACTCCATTGGAGCCACTCCCTGTCACCGGTAGCCAGCGTGTGCCTCAATGTTGCTGAAGACCACGTGGACTGGCACGGATCGTATGCCTCCTACCTTGCGGACAAGGCCAAGGTGTATGAAAACACCCAGAAGGCTGCCGTCTACAACGCCGAGCAAATCGAAACCGAGCGCATGGTGGAAAACGCCGATGTGGTGGAGGGGTGCCGCGCCATTGGCTTCACCACCAACACGCCTGCCATCAGCATGCTGGGTGTAGTGGACGGACTGCTGGTTGACCGCGCCTTCATTGCCGAACGCAAGGACTCGGCAGCGGAGTTGGCCGCGATGTCTGACCTCGGACCCGTGGCGCCGCGGCACATGGTAGCCAATGCCCTGGCTGCTGCAGCGTTGGTGCGTGCCTACGGGATTGAGCCGGCAGCGGTAAAGCAGGGCTTGGTCAACTACCTGCCCGGCGCCCACCGAATCCAGGTGGTGGCCAAGCTGAACGAGGTTCTATGGATCAACGACTCCAAAGCCACCAACCCCCATGCAGCGTCCGCCGCGTTGTCTTCCTTCCAGCAGGTTGTGTGGATCGCGGGAGGACTGTCCAAGGGCGTCAACTATGACGACCTTGTCAAAGAACATGCGTCCCGGCTGAAAGCTGTTGTGCTGATCGGTACCGATACGGAGGCGCTGGAAGGCTCCCTCCAACGACACGCACCGGATGTCCCCGTGATAGCGCAGGCGAAGGGCGACACTGAAAAGGTGCAGACCGTAGCCGGCAACGGCGCTTCGCCCATCTACGGCGAGGCCATCATGGCCCAGGCCGTGGCGTCGGCGGCCCAACTGGCCATGCCTGGGGACACCGTCCTGATGGCACCCGCGGCTGCATCCATGGATCAGTTCTCTTCCTACGCTCACCGCGGCGATGCATTCGTCCAGGCAGTTCGCGAGCTTGTGGAAGGGCAGGCACCGACCACCGAGGAGTAA
- the murC gene encoding UDP-N-acetylmuramate--L-alanine ligase: MTTSIAPLKSLGRVHFIGIGGVGMSAVARIMVARGVPVSGTDAKDLPVMHDLSSAGARIAVGYHQGNLADAQTIVAGSAIRADNPELAAARAAGLPVLHRSEALAATMAGHRVVTVAGTHGKSTTTSMIAVLLKEAGVDPTFAIGANVPALGVNAAHGNSDIFVAEADESDGSFLNYRPLIAVVTNVEADHLDHYGTPEAVFASFDNFAALLPADGVLLACADDAGARALAERTASQGITRVLTYGTSDDADIRLFDGGPGDVSVAFGDKVHRVELQVPGRHNALNAAAAFAVAVELGVEPEAAAAALGHFTGASRRFEFKGQGRGVRVYDDYAHHPTEVRAALSAARSVAGGNKVHVLFQPHLFSRTREFAKEFAAALDTADTALILDIYPAREDPIPGVTSDLIVDQLATGRLVAAGEAVEALAAVAHEGDVVLTVGAGDVTAYGPVIVEALGG, translated from the coding sequence ATGACCACCAGCATCGCCCCCCTCAAGTCCTTGGGCCGCGTCCACTTCATTGGCATCGGCGGCGTGGGAATGTCCGCCGTCGCACGCATCATGGTGGCCCGCGGGGTCCCCGTCAGTGGTACCGATGCCAAAGACCTTCCGGTCATGCATGACCTCTCCTCGGCAGGGGCCCGCATCGCGGTGGGATACCACCAAGGCAACCTGGCAGACGCCCAGACGATCGTGGCCGGCTCGGCCATCCGCGCCGACAATCCGGAACTTGCCGCGGCGCGGGCCGCCGGGTTGCCGGTATTGCACCGTTCCGAAGCCTTGGCAGCCACCATGGCCGGCCACCGCGTGGTGACAGTGGCGGGTACGCACGGCAAGTCCACCACTACCTCCATGATCGCCGTCCTGCTGAAGGAGGCCGGCGTTGACCCTACCTTTGCCATTGGGGCCAACGTCCCGGCGTTGGGAGTGAACGCAGCCCATGGGAATTCGGACATCTTTGTTGCCGAGGCGGACGAGTCCGATGGATCCTTCCTCAACTACCGGCCGCTGATCGCCGTGGTGACCAACGTCGAGGCAGACCACCTGGACCACTATGGAACACCGGAAGCGGTCTTCGCCTCCTTTGACAACTTCGCGGCGCTCCTTCCGGCTGACGGCGTTCTCCTGGCCTGCGCCGACGACGCCGGCGCCCGTGCCCTGGCCGAGCGCACGGCATCCCAAGGGATCACGCGGGTACTGACGTACGGGACCTCGGACGACGCCGACATCCGGCTTTTCGACGGCGGCCCGGGCGACGTTTCGGTGGCCTTCGGGGACAAGGTCCACAGGGTCGAACTGCAGGTACCTGGCCGTCACAACGCCCTGAACGCGGCAGCCGCGTTCGCGGTCGCCGTCGAACTTGGTGTGGAACCGGAAGCTGCCGCCGCAGCGCTGGGCCATTTCACCGGGGCTTCACGGAGGTTTGAGTTCAAAGGCCAGGGGAGGGGAGTGCGGGTCTATGACGATTACGCCCACCACCCCACGGAGGTTCGCGCTGCCTTGTCGGCGGCCCGTTCGGTAGCAGGCGGCAACAAAGTCCACGTCCTGTTCCAGCCGCACCTGTTTTCCCGTACGCGTGAATTTGCCAAGGAATTCGCCGCAGCGTTGGACACAGCGGATACGGCCTTGATCCTGGATATCTACCCTGCCCGGGAGGATCCAATTCCTGGTGTCACCAGTGACTTGATCGTCGATCAGCTGGCCACGGGACGGCTGGTGGCGGCCGGCGAAGCTGTGGAGGCCCTGGCAGCCGTCGCCCACGAGGGCGACGTGGTCCTGACCGTGGGCGCGGGTGATGTCACCGCCTATGGGCCAGTGATCGTGGAGGCGTTGGGTGGCTAG
- the sepF gene encoding cell division protein SepF produces MAGALRKTMIYLGLADGDEHYESEQAVASHHDEERPQSQEREERRAPAPVREVVREMPTVDAEEEYRAPVTPIKRAASSREDASGLRQITTVHPRSYNDAKIIGESFRDGIPVIMNVTDMGEADAKRLVDFSAGLVFGLHGSIERVTNKVFLLSPSYVEVIGDDKKASETQASFFNQS; encoded by the coding sequence ATGGCTGGCGCTCTGCGCAAGACAATGATCTATCTTGGGCTCGCCGACGGCGATGAACACTACGAATCTGAGCAGGCTGTCGCCTCGCACCACGACGAAGAACGCCCCCAGTCACAGGAACGGGAAGAGCGCAGGGCGCCTGCTCCCGTCCGGGAAGTTGTCCGTGAAATGCCCACTGTAGATGCTGAAGAGGAATACCGCGCACCCGTGACACCCATCAAGCGTGCGGCCTCCAGCCGCGAAGACGCCTCTGGCCTGAGGCAGATCACCACCGTTCACCCCCGTTCCTACAACGACGCCAAGATCATCGGTGAGAGCTTCAGGGATGGCATTCCCGTCATTATGAACGTCACCGACATGGGTGAAGCCGACGCCAAGCGCCTCGTGGACTTCTCCGCCGGCCTGGTGTTCGGCCTCCACGGCAGCATCGAGAGGGTGACCAACAAAGTCTTCCTGTTGTCGCCGTCGTATGTCGAAGTCATCGGTGATGACAAAAAGGCCAGCGAAACCCAAGCCAGCTTCTTCAACCAGAGCTGA
- a CDS encoding DivIVA domain-containing protein produces MALTPEDVVNKRFQPTKFREGYDQDEVDDFLDEIVVELRRLNQENDELRKKLGEAGSAVPAAAAAAPVVEKVPAPVKVDKEAEAKAEAEAKAAEAAKKKEAEQAAAAAAAAKAPAATNSVTPSAESAAGLLAMAQQMHDKHVSDGAQQKEKIIAEAQIEASSLVNDAQEKSRKILGALEQQRSVLERKVEQLRGFERDYRSRLKAYIEGQLRDLDARGSVAAPEVGEATADV; encoded by the coding sequence ATGGCTTTGACGCCAGAAGACGTTGTCAACAAGCGCTTTCAGCCGACCAAGTTCCGCGAAGGCTACGACCAGGACGAGGTAGATGACTTCCTCGACGAGATCGTGGTGGAACTTCGCCGCTTGAACCAGGAAAATGACGAACTTCGCAAGAAGCTCGGCGAAGCCGGTTCGGCAGTGCCTGCTGCAGCTGCTGCGGCTCCGGTGGTTGAGAAGGTTCCGGCCCCCGTCAAGGTCGACAAGGAAGCTGAAGCCAAGGCGGAAGCCGAAGCCAAGGCTGCTGAAGCTGCCAAGAAGAAGGAAGCCGAGCAGGCTGCAGCCGCTGCTGCCGCCGCCAAGGCTCCCGCTGCGACCAACAGCGTCACGCCCTCCGCTGAATCTGCTGCGGGCCTGCTGGCCATGGCCCAGCAGATGCACGACAAGCACGTCTCCGACGGTGCCCAGCAGAAGGAAAAGATCATTGCCGAGGCTCAGATCGAGGCTTCCAGCCTCGTCAACGATGCCCAGGAGAAGTCCCGGAAGATCCTCGGTGCCCTGGAGCAGCAGCGCTCCGTCCTTGAGCGCAAGGTTGAGCAGCTCCGAGGCTTTGAGCGCGACTACCGTTCACGCCTGAAGGCCTACATTGAAGGCCAGTTGCGCGACCTGGACGCCCGTGGTTCCGTTGCTGCCCCCGAGGTCGGCGAAGCAACCGCAGACGTTTAG
- the murG gene encoding undecaprenyldiphospho-muramoylpentapeptide beta-N-acetylglucosaminyltransferase, translated as MTPDSRNASKPLSVVLAGGGTAGHVSPLLAIADAIKDKRPDASILAVGTPSGMETRLIPAAGYELATIDRVPFPRRPSVDLIKLPARLLAAVSQAGRILKDADADVLVGVGGYVCTPMYLAARKLGIPVVIHEANMKAGLANRVGARFSKHVAVAFSGTRLRGARHVGMPMRRAISGLHRATAAPAAKEALGFDPDRPALIVTGGSSGAMSINRSIAAALPALAASGIQTLHITGNGKAVLNEHGGLLAAEGYRQVEYVDGMENVYAAADVLLARAGAGTVSEVAAVGVPAVFVPLPIGNGEQALNAAPLVDAGGALLVDDKDLSPEWLERELIPLLSDHSRLVDMARKSEALGIRNADQRMADLVLEAVSA; from the coding sequence ATGACTCCTGACTCCCGCAACGCGTCCAAGCCTTTGTCCGTCGTCCTTGCAGGCGGCGGTACTGCCGGGCATGTGAGCCCGCTGCTGGCCATCGCCGATGCCATCAAGGACAAGCGTCCGGATGCTTCCATCCTGGCTGTGGGCACGCCGTCGGGCATGGAAACGCGGCTCATCCCGGCGGCCGGCTACGAACTCGCCACCATTGACCGGGTTCCGTTTCCGCGCCGGCCCTCTGTTGACCTGATCAAGCTTCCGGCCCGGTTGCTGGCCGCGGTCTCCCAGGCCGGCCGGATCCTGAAGGATGCCGACGCCGACGTCCTGGTGGGTGTGGGCGGTTACGTATGCACTCCGATGTACCTGGCCGCCCGTAAACTCGGCATCCCCGTGGTGATCCACGAGGCCAACATGAAAGCCGGTCTGGCCAACCGGGTGGGTGCCCGGTTCAGCAAACACGTCGCCGTGGCCTTCTCCGGCACCCGGTTGCGGGGCGCCCGTCATGTTGGCATGCCCATGCGGCGTGCCATTTCCGGACTGCACCGGGCAACGGCTGCGCCTGCCGCCAAAGAAGCCTTGGGCTTTGACCCGGACCGTCCCGCGTTGATCGTCACCGGCGGTTCCTCGGGTGCCATGAGCATCAACCGTTCCATCGCTGCGGCCTTGCCGGCGTTGGCGGCCAGCGGCATCCAGACCCTGCACATTACCGGCAACGGGAAAGCTGTCCTCAACGAACATGGCGGTCTGCTGGCCGCTGAGGGATACCGCCAGGTTGAGTATGTGGACGGGATGGAGAACGTCTACGCTGCCGCCGATGTCCTTCTGGCCCGCGCCGGCGCGGGAACGGTCAGCGAAGTGGCCGCGGTGGGAGTTCCGGCCGTCTTTGTGCCGCTGCCCATCGGAAACGGGGAACAGGCCCTGAATGCTGCCCCGTTGGTGGATGCAGGCGGGGCGCTCCTGGTTGACGACAAAGACCTCAGCCCGGAATGGCTCGAGAGAGAACTCATTCCGCTGCTCTCGGACCACAGCCGGCTCGTCGACATGGCGCGCAAATCCGAAGCCCTTGGTATTAGAAACGCCGATCAGCGCATGGCTGATCTTGTCCTGGAAGCGGTATCCGCATGA
- a CDS encoding YggT family protein, with amino-acid sequence MGIVFGLIYIVLLLFFIALIIRLIFEWVQMFARQWRPRGVALVTAHVVYSVTDPPLGRLRRLIPPLQLGGISLDLGFLILIIAVSIAMAVTNSLA; translated from the coding sequence GTGGGCATTGTTTTCGGCCTTATCTATATTGTGTTGTTGCTGTTCTTCATTGCCCTGATCATCCGGCTCATCTTCGAATGGGTCCAGATGTTTGCCCGCCAGTGGCGGCCACGGGGTGTGGCGTTGGTTACAGCGCACGTGGTCTACTCCGTGACGGATCCTCCGCTGGGGAGGCTCCGGAGGCTGATACCGCCACTCCAGTTGGGCGGAATCTCCCTGGATTTGGGCTTCCTGATCCTGATTATCGCCGTCAGCATTGCGATGGCGGTAACCAACAGCCTGGCGTAG
- the ftsZ gene encoding cell division protein FtsZ — translation MAAPQNYLAVIKVVGIGGGGVNAVNRMIEVGLRGVEFIAINTDAQALLMSDADVKLDVGRELTRGLGAGANPEVGKQAAEDHADEIEEVLRGADMVFVTAGEGGGTGTGGAPVVARIARSLGALTIGVVTRPFTFEGRRRAGSAEAGIDALRDEVDTLIVIPNDRLLSISDRNVSVLDAFRSADQVLLSGVQGITDLITTPGLINLDFADVKSVMQGAGSALMGIGSARGEDRAVKAAELAIASPLLEASIDGAHGVLLSIQGGSDLGLFEINEAARLVQEVAHPEANIIFGAVIDDALGDEARVTVIAAGFDDVKATSPSMDQSRPAQNPVPSDRPAAPSSAPSSAAAPQHATAGIGAAGLSNWGQQRPSALPADSGFDVDLPAVVEPDLSGSRSDDLDVPDFLK, via the coding sequence GTGGCAGCACCGCAGAATTACTTGGCCGTCATCAAGGTCGTCGGCATCGGCGGCGGTGGCGTGAACGCAGTCAACCGCATGATCGAGGTGGGCCTTCGGGGCGTCGAGTTCATCGCGATCAACACTGATGCGCAGGCGCTGCTCATGAGCGACGCCGACGTCAAGCTTGACGTTGGACGTGAACTCACGCGTGGCCTTGGCGCCGGCGCGAACCCCGAGGTGGGCAAGCAGGCCGCAGAGGACCACGCCGACGAGATCGAAGAAGTTCTCCGCGGTGCTGACATGGTCTTTGTGACCGCCGGTGAAGGCGGTGGCACCGGAACCGGTGGCGCCCCCGTAGTGGCACGCATCGCCCGCTCGCTGGGCGCGCTGACCATCGGTGTGGTGACGCGCCCGTTCACCTTCGAAGGCCGCCGTCGTGCCGGTTCGGCCGAGGCCGGCATCGACGCCCTGCGCGACGAAGTCGACACCCTGATTGTCATCCCCAACGACCGCCTCCTGTCCATCAGCGATCGCAACGTCTCCGTCCTGGACGCCTTCCGTTCCGCGGACCAGGTGCTCCTCTCCGGTGTCCAGGGCATCACGGACCTCATCACCACCCCCGGCCTGATCAACCTTGACTTCGCCGACGTCAAGTCCGTCATGCAGGGCGCGGGCTCGGCCCTGATGGGTATTGGTTCCGCCCGCGGCGAGGACCGTGCGGTCAAGGCTGCCGAGCTGGCCATCGCTTCGCCGCTGCTGGAAGCTTCCATCGACGGCGCCCACGGCGTCCTGCTCTCCATCCAGGGTGGTTCGGACCTGGGTCTCTTTGAAATCAACGAGGCCGCCCGTTTGGTTCAGGAAGTGGCACACCCCGAAGCCAATATCATCTTCGGCGCAGTCATTGACGACGCTTTGGGCGATGAGGCACGCGTGACCGTCATCGCGGCAGGCTTCGATGATGTGAAAGCGACCTCGCCTTCCATGGACCAGTCGCGTCCTGCGCAGAACCCCGTCCCCTCGGATCGTCCCGCTGCCCCGAGCAGCGCACCGTCCAGCGCCGCTGCTCCGCAGCACGCAACGGCCGGAATCGGTGCCGCAGGCCTGAGCAACTGGGGCCAGCAGCGTCCGTCGGCACTCCCTGCCGACTCAGGCTTCGACGTCGACCTCCCGGCGGTAGTGGAGCCCGATCTTTCGGGCAGCCGTTCCGACGACCTCGACGTCCCCGACTTCCTGAAGTAA
- a CDS encoding polyphenol oxidase family protein has protein sequence MFWWRNEVRPGVSVAFTDTGAGNLALHVGDNPAEVLARRVRVEQAAGLEAGTFQYMDQVHGNTVAFIDAHGPGPTADAMVSAATSSRRAVQPLAVMVADCVPVVFVGSGTGADPVIAVAHAGRPGVASAVVPATVEEMRRRGAVDIHAWLGPSICGSCYEVPPGLRDEVAARVPATWATTSWGTPALDLPAGVRAQLEAMDVTLEYSGECTREHNSLFSYRRDSRTGRFAGLVWTHD, from the coding sequence GTGTTCTGGTGGCGCAATGAAGTTCGGCCCGGCGTCTCTGTAGCCTTCACGGATACAGGCGCCGGGAACCTGGCTCTCCACGTGGGAGACAACCCCGCCGAGGTCCTGGCGCGCCGCGTTCGAGTTGAACAGGCCGCCGGACTGGAAGCCGGCACATTCCAGTACATGGATCAGGTCCATGGCAACACCGTGGCGTTCATTGACGCCCACGGGCCAGGGCCAACGGCCGACGCCATGGTTTCAGCCGCCACTTCTTCACGACGTGCGGTGCAGCCGCTGGCGGTCATGGTGGCCGACTGCGTACCCGTGGTCTTCGTGGGGAGCGGTACCGGCGCCGATCCTGTGATTGCAGTAGCCCATGCCGGGCGCCCCGGTGTGGCTTCGGCGGTTGTGCCCGCAACCGTCGAGGAAATGCGCAGGCGCGGTGCAGTGGACATCCATGCATGGCTGGGCCCTTCCATCTGCGGATCCTGCTACGAGGTGCCGCCCGGGTTACGGGACGAGGTCGCGGCCCGGGTTCCTGCCACGTGGGCCACCACGTCCTGGGGTACGCCCGCCCTGGATCTTCCCGCCGGCGTCAGGGCCCAACTGGAAGCCATGGATGTCACCTTGGAGTACTCGGGGGAGTGCACTCGGGAGCACAATTCACTTTTCTCATACCGCCGGGACTCCCGGACGGGTCGATTTGCAGGTTTGGTGTGGACGCATGATTAG
- a CDS encoding YggS family pyridoxal phosphate-dependent enzyme — protein MISLGRDDEKRDGLTGDARTAELSHRLDTVRRRIETAVAAAGRTDTPRLIVVTKFHPADDVRRLAALGVTDVGENRDQEAAAKSAGLPDVDVRWHFIGQLQSNKAKSVVKYASSVQSIDRLQVVDALAKAVAREQDATGRGDLDCFIQVGLDDDAGAHRGGASPSDVGVLADRIESASGLQLSGLMAVAPLGADPEAAFEKLSGISETLRATHPAATRISAGMSQDLEAAVNFGATHLRIGSDILGSRPAVG, from the coding sequence ATGATTAGCCTTGGTCGCGACGACGAAAAACGCGATGGCCTGACGGGTGATGCCCGGACTGCCGAACTCTCCCACAGGCTTGACACGGTGAGGCGCCGGATCGAAACAGCTGTCGCTGCTGCCGGACGGACTGACACGCCACGGCTGATCGTGGTGACCAAATTCCATCCCGCGGACGATGTACGCCGGCTTGCGGCACTGGGCGTGACCGATGTCGGAGAGAACCGTGATCAGGAAGCTGCCGCCAAAAGCGCCGGTCTTCCCGACGTGGATGTCCGGTGGCATTTCATTGGGCAACTCCAAAGCAACAAGGCCAAGTCAGTCGTCAAGTATGCTTCGTCGGTTCAGTCGATCGACAGGCTTCAGGTGGTCGACGCCTTGGCTAAGGCCGTTGCGCGGGAACAGGATGCTACTGGGCGCGGCGACCTCGACTGTTTCATCCAAGTGGGTTTGGATGACGACGCCGGTGCCCACCGTGGTGGCGCCAGCCCTTCCGACGTCGGCGTGTTGGCAGACAGGATCGAATCGGCTTCCGGCTTGCAGTTGTCCGGGCTCATGGCCGTAGCGCCGTTGGGAGCGGATCCGGAGGCGGCGTTCGAGAAGCTCTCCGGCATTTCCGAGACCCTCCGGGCCACTCATCCAGCTGCCACGCGGATATCGGCAGGGATGAGCCAGGACCTCGAAGCGGCAGTGAACTTCGGAGCGACACACCTGAGAATAGGCTCCGATATTCTCGGTTCCCGTCCGGCCGTGGGGTAG